The following coding sequences lie in one Flagellimonas eckloniae genomic window:
- a CDS encoding UDP-glucuronic acid decarboxylase family protein, producing MKKVLITGAAGFLGSHLCDRFIKEGFHVIGMDNLITGDLKNIEHLFGLEQFEFSHHDVTKFVHVPGELDYILHFASPASPIDYLKIPIQTLKVGALGTHNLLGLAKEKGARFMIASTSEIYGDPLVHPQTEEYYGNVNTIGPRGVYDEAKRFQESITMAYHRFHGLDTRIVRIFNTYGPRMRLNDGRVIPAFMGQALRGEDLTVFGDGSQTRSFCYVDDEIEGIYRLLMSDYTMPMNIGNPHEITIKDFAEEIIKLTGTDQKVIYKPLPKDDPMQRQPDISKAKEILGWEPKVGREEGMRKTFEFFKGLSKEDLEKTEHRDFTGRNKK from the coding sequence ATGAAAAAAGTACTCATCACAGGCGCGGCGGGTTTTTTAGGCTCACATTTATGCGACAGATTTATAAAGGAAGGTTTCCACGTTATTGGAATGGACAACCTGATAACAGGTGACCTTAAGAACATTGAACATCTTTTTGGACTGGAGCAGTTCGAATTTTCACATCATGATGTAACTAAGTTTGTCCATGTTCCAGGAGAATTGGATTATATCCTTCACTTTGCATCACCGGCAAGTCCAATAGACTATTTAAAGATTCCAATTCAGACACTTAAAGTGGGAGCTTTGGGCACACATAATTTATTGGGATTGGCAAAAGAAAAGGGTGCACGTTTTATGATTGCATCAACTTCTGAAATTTACGGAGATCCTTTGGTTCACCCGCAAACAGAAGAATATTATGGAAATGTAAATACCATTGGTCCTAGAGGAGTTTACGACGAGGCTAAACGTTTCCAGGAATCCATTACAATGGCGTACCACCGTTTTCATGGTCTAGACACTAGAATTGTACGAATATTTAACACGTATGGCCCTAGAATGCGATTGAATGATGGCCGTGTAATTCCAGCTTTTATGGGTCAGGCACTTCGTGGAGAAGATTTAACCGTATTTGGAGATGGTTCACAAACTCGTTCCTTCTGTTATGTAGACGATGAGATTGAAGGAATTTACCGTTTGTTGATGAGTGATTATACCATGCCCATGAACATTGGAAACCCTCATGAGATTACCATTAAGGATTTTGCAGAGGAAATTATTAAGCTTACTGGAACCGATCAAAAGGTTATATACAAGCCGTTGCCCAAAGATGACCCAATGCAAAGACAACCGGATATTTCTAAAGCCAAGGAAATTTTAGGATGGGAACCAAAAGTTGGACGCGAGGAAGGTATGCGAAAAACTTTTGAGTTTTTCAAAGGACTATCCAAAGAAGATTTGGAGAAAACTGAGCACCGTGATTTCACAGGTAGAAATAAAAAGTAG
- a CDS encoding exopolysaccharide biosynthesis polyprenyl glycosylphosphotransferase — protein MLFKKRPYSNLITPISYVIDLAIINTFAYLWPMNLYERLLFHSYISLAWIVLSIKSGFYEIFRYTKVPVILRKLITQFFFFFLILYAFIGLFKQPNISRLNLGLFFLLVFVLVFIFKFLNYYLLMTYRAKIKGDLRYITVLGNNKKTDQLINMFEKHRGYGYKVVKQFSPKDNAFKLADFFKYVQDQNIDEIYSSIKELGDKEIAKLINYADNNLIKLKFIPDNKEIFTKDLKLDYYEYFPILSLREIPLEDSFNRFYKRCFDFAFSLLVSVLLLSWLLPLIGLLIKLDSKGPIYFRQNRPGFNEEGFGCYKFRTMRINNETEKSATRNDPRITKLGAFLRRTSLDELPQFVNVLFGQMSVVGPRPHLWRQNHEYNTTVQKYMLRHYVKPGITGLAQAKGYRGEIEKEEDIINRTRYDFFYIENWSLLLDIKIIIQTIFNILKGEEKAY, from the coding sequence ATGCTTTTTAAAAAACGACCATATTCAAATCTGATTACACCTATTTCATATGTAATAGATTTAGCCATAATCAACACCTTTGCTTATTTATGGCCAATGAATCTTTATGAACGTTTGCTTTTCCATTCATATATTTCTTTAGCATGGATAGTTCTTTCCATTAAGAGTGGGTTTTATGAAATCTTTAGGTATACCAAGGTTCCGGTTATTTTGAGGAAATTAATAACCCAATTTTTCTTTTTCTTTTTGATTTTGTATGCTTTTATCGGTCTTTTTAAACAGCCAAATATCAGCAGATTAAATCTGGGCCTTTTTTTCTTGTTAGTTTTCGTCTTGGTGTTCATATTCAAGTTTCTCAATTACTATCTCTTGATGACCTATAGGGCCAAAATAAAGGGAGATTTGAGATATATTACGGTTCTCGGGAATAACAAGAAAACAGATCAACTAATAAACATGTTTGAAAAACATAGGGGATACGGTTATAAAGTGGTCAAACAATTTTCTCCGAAAGACAATGCTTTTAAGTTGGCTGATTTTTTCAAGTATGTCCAGGACCAAAACATTGACGAAATATACAGTTCTATTAAGGAACTGGGTGACAAAGAGATTGCAAAACTAATCAATTATGCAGATAACAATCTGATAAAGCTCAAATTCATTCCAGATAACAAGGAAATTTTCACCAAGGACTTGAAATTGGATTACTACGAATATTTTCCGATTCTTTCGCTAAGAGAGATTCCTCTAGAAGATTCATTTAACAGATTTTATAAGAGGTGCTTTGACTTTGCCTTTTCGTTATTGGTCTCGGTATTATTACTTTCTTGGTTATTACCCTTGATAGGGTTGCTAATAAAACTAGACTCTAAAGGCCCTATATATTTTCGCCAAAATAGGCCTGGCTTTAATGAAGAAGGGTTTGGTTGCTACAAGTTTAGAACAATGAGAATCAACAACGAGACGGAAAAATCGGCAACAAGAAACGATCCGAGAATCACCAAATTGGGCGCTTTTTTAAGAAGAACAAGCCTAGATGAACTCCCTCAATTTGTAAATGTGCTATTTGGTCAAATGTCTGTTGTTGGACCTAGGCCTCATTTATGGAGACAAAATCATGAATACAATACAACGGTACAAAAATATATGTTGAGGCACTATGTCAAACCGGGAATTACAGGCTTAGCTCAGGCAAAAGGGTATCGAGGTGAAATAGAAAAAGAAGAAGATATAATTAATCGTACGCGCTATGACTTTTTTTATATTGAGAATTGGTCGCTTCTTTTGGATATTAAAATTATAATACAAACCATTTTCAATATTCTTAAAGGAGAAGAGAAAGCCTATTAA
- a CDS encoding O-antigen ligase family protein → MMLISKTKLGISWENLIILFAITLPLGRGLFNSVFLLIIGYWLYKIFKGEINFRRKDLIFLIVVCSYYFYSIVSLIYTDNIEYGLDKIYSQSFLLFFPLFFLSFKEEIGNRTYLKTFQGFWFSLTAVSFLSIAKQLYGVLSGKYGLETLTENNLSTSIVDNYFLGFSLLISFCLITYTYIKLFKNHIRLFRPIALEIATVFILTITLILLNSRNLIFLTAACVCTLFFVQSVLRKTPFLFIKILFAMVAVIFLNYCANPYFGKKMKEVVNYNQENSKDKYWGGMRQSIWDCTVKVIKTDPIIGVGVGDQKDQLELCYKIYMHNRLFAMNNNFNTHNIFLQIFLGTGVLGVVLFLFSFVYMIRIAILSNNGYYIIFVGVFILAGLTESYFERNLTMAFFSFYNCLSFFQKAL, encoded by the coding sequence ATGATGCTTATTTCTAAAACCAAACTTGGCATAAGTTGGGAGAATTTAATAATCCTTTTCGCCATTACTCTTCCTCTTGGCAGAGGGTTATTCAATTCTGTATTCCTTCTAATCATCGGGTATTGGCTTTACAAGATTTTTAAAGGAGAAATTAATTTTCGAAGAAAGGACTTAATCTTTTTGATTGTGGTATGTTCCTATTATTTTTACTCAATTGTAAGTTTGATTTATACTGACAACATTGAATATGGATTGGATAAAATATATTCCCAATCCTTTCTACTGTTTTTCCCCTTGTTTTTTTTGTCATTTAAGGAAGAAATTGGAAATAGAACCTATTTGAAAACCTTTCAGGGGTTTTGGTTTTCCTTGACCGCAGTAAGTTTTCTTTCAATTGCCAAACAGTTATATGGGGTTTTATCGGGCAAGTACGGCTTGGAAACTTTAACAGAAAATAACTTATCTACTTCGATTGTAGACAATTACTTTTTGGGCTTTTCTCTACTGATTTCTTTTTGTTTGATTACTTATACCTATATCAAATTATTTAAAAATCATATCAGATTGTTTAGGCCAATTGCTCTAGAAATCGCTACCGTTTTCATTTTGACAATTACATTGATATTGCTCAATAGCAGGAACCTTATCTTTCTCACTGCTGCTTGTGTTTGTACATTATTCTTTGTACAATCGGTTTTGAGAAAAACCCCCTTTCTTTTTATCAAAATACTTTTTGCAATGGTAGCTGTGATTTTCTTAAACTATTGTGCCAACCCTTACTTTGGGAAAAAAATGAAGGAGGTGGTCAATTATAACCAGGAGAACTCCAAAGATAAATATTGGGGTGGAATGAGACAGTCCATATGGGATTGTACGGTTAAGGTCATTAAAACGGACCCCATCATAGGTGTTGGTGTTGGAGATCAAAAAGACCAACTTGAATTATGTTATAAAATATATATGCACAATCGACTTTTTGCAATGAACAATAATTTTAACACCCATAACATATTTTTACAAATCTTTCTAGGAACTGGAGTCTTGGGAGTTGTGTTGTTTCTCTTTTCTTTTGTCTATATGATTAGAATAGCAATTCTTTCAAACAATGGTTATTATATCATATTTGTTGGGGTTTTTATTTTAGCGGGGTTAACAGAGTCCTATTTTGAGAGAAACTTGACGATGGCTTTTTTTTCCTTTTATAACTGCTTGTCTTTTTTTCAAAAAGCACTTTGA
- a CDS encoding DUF6909 family protein produces the protein MMATEVKQTTRAQESTNAIERLYITMRHLLNRGFYKPSGVSGNALRSALLLLRPEIYGSVADEKAELNGLIYVLERLPEGIEECQFINLTSDEGFSKSHIKCIIPPKRRRNCYRIDEEQMNIEITRGRSDIYDILTHLTFLFIESGKICNRVLVEDGTATIRDWDKLVDFVQGEEKNEAEREVAMIHTANILGRTFDEVVEMQNNLGTLETPDRFLKVVFWLGKLAIEEETTGNKRTITFSPLLRERLGHHIHGERWAKKIKETLYNHNLLERPIHIISANMHSVMNSLFAKKALAKEFPDTKSLGIYEALSSSKNKELRKKVETIGKNNGMLFIDDESGANIDVQIFDSVKFGKDTCCYDLPKDISEDKKPVIFVMDYAFGEQAYETIDELLKPISIEEEHIFLNVDSISVMGKAGILEGGKGDLMIPSAHIFEGTADNYPFRNELCNADFQGYDLKVLEGTMVTVLGTSLQNKDILQFFHESTWNVIGLEMEGVHYQKAIQSASKIRKSIKKDVKVRYAYYASDNPLETGSTLASGGLGTTGVKPTYLITDRILKQIFNA, from the coding sequence ATGATGGCAACCGAAGTAAAACAGACTACAAGAGCACAAGAATCTACAAATGCCATTGAACGCTTGTATATTACAATGCGTCATTTGCTCAATCGCGGCTTTTATAAGCCTTCAGGGGTTTCAGGGAATGCCCTTCGTAGTGCCTTATTATTGTTAAGGCCAGAAATATATGGCTCCGTTGCTGATGAAAAAGCAGAGCTCAACGGGCTTATTTATGTATTGGAAAGACTACCAGAAGGTATTGAAGAGTGCCAATTTATTAATTTAACCTCTGACGAAGGATTTTCAAAATCGCATATCAAATGTATTATTCCACCCAAGCGAAGAAGAAACTGTTATCGTATTGATGAAGAACAAATGAATATTGAGATAACACGAGGCAGGAGTGATATCTACGATATTCTCACACACCTTACTTTTTTATTTATTGAATCAGGAAAAATTTGCAATCGGGTTTTGGTGGAGGACGGAACAGCCACAATTCGAGATTGGGATAAACTAGTTGATTTTGTGCAAGGTGAAGAAAAAAATGAGGCAGAACGCGAAGTTGCAATGATACATACTGCTAATATTTTAGGCAGAACGTTTGATGAGGTAGTAGAAATGCAGAACAATCTGGGAACTCTGGAAACACCCGATCGTTTTTTAAAGGTTGTTTTTTGGTTGGGAAAATTGGCCATTGAGGAGGAAACTACAGGAAATAAGAGAACAATCACGTTTAGTCCTTTGCTAAGGGAAAGGCTCGGGCATCATATTCATGGTGAACGATGGGCCAAAAAGATAAAGGAAACGCTCTATAATCATAACTTGTTAGAAAGACCAATTCATATTATAAGTGCAAATATGCATAGCGTGATGAATTCCTTATTCGCAAAAAAAGCTTTAGCCAAGGAATTTCCTGATACTAAGTCTTTGGGCATTTATGAAGCACTGAGCTCTTCAAAAAACAAGGAATTACGCAAAAAAGTGGAGACAATTGGAAAAAATAACGGTATGCTGTTTATTGATGATGAGTCCGGCGCAAATATAGATGTACAGATTTTTGATTCCGTAAAATTTGGAAAAGATACGTGTTGCTATGATTTGCCAAAGGACATTTCTGAAGATAAAAAACCTGTTATCTTTGTTATGGATTACGCTTTTGGCGAGCAAGCATATGAGACTATTGATGAGCTTTTAAAGCCTATAAGTATTGAAGAAGAGCACATATTTTTAAATGTAGATTCCATATCGGTTATGGGTAAGGCAGGTATTTTGGAAGGTGGCAAAGGAGATTTAATGATTCCTTCAGCACATATTTTTGAAGGCACAGCAGACAACTACCCTTTTAGAAATGAATTATGCAACGCTGATTTTCAAGGGTATGATTTAAAGGTTTTAGAAGGAACTATGGTTACAGTTTTGGGGACCTCACTTCAAAATAAAGACATACTTCAGTTTTTTCATGAATCAACGTGGAATGTAATTGGATTGGAAATGGAAGGGGTACATTATCAAAAAGCCATTCAATCCGCTTCTAAAATTAGAAAGAGCATCAAAAAAGATGTAAAAGTAAGATATGCATATTACGCATCTGACAACCCGTTGGAGACAGGAAGTACATTGGCTTCTGGTGGTTTGGGAACTACAGGGGTAAAACCTACATATTTGATTACAGATAGGATTTTAAAACAAATATTTAACGCATAG
- a CDS encoding NAD-dependent epimerase/dehydratase family protein produces MKIMVTGCAGFIGFHVTKRLLKEGHIVLGLDNINNYYNVNLKYDRLLELGISTDLIAEDREVQSDKLTGLTFVKMDISNYPGLVSLFKNQKFDTIIHLAAQGGVRYSLENPFVYVQSNLVGFANILEICRQHRIEHLIYASSSSVYGNSQKIPFKENDNVDYPVSLYAATKKSNELMAHSYSHLYGFQTTGLRFFTVYGPWGRPDMAPFLFAKAMANGKQINIFNNGDMKRDFTYIDDIVEGVVKCIDYKINKKPAYNIFNIGNSKPVKLLDFVTYMEEEFGFKANKKMLPMQPGDVKTTYADTSQLENEMGYVPKTDLKDGLAKFVRWYKEYFKN; encoded by the coding sequence ATGAAAATAATGGTTACTGGTTGTGCAGGATTTATTGGTTTTCACGTAACAAAACGTCTTCTTAAAGAAGGACATATAGTTCTTGGCTTGGATAACATCAATAACTATTACAATGTAAACCTAAAATATGATAGGCTTTTGGAGCTCGGTATTTCAACAGATTTAATTGCTGAAGATAGAGAGGTTCAAAGTGATAAACTAACGGGGCTTACTTTTGTAAAGATGGATATTTCTAATTATCCCGGTCTAGTTTCGTTATTTAAAAATCAAAAATTCGATACAATTATTCATTTAGCCGCTCAGGGAGGGGTGCGTTATTCATTAGAAAATCCTTTTGTATATGTACAATCCAACCTAGTTGGTTTTGCCAATATATTGGAAATCTGCAGGCAACATAGAATTGAACATTTAATTTATGCTTCAAGCTCATCAGTTTACGGAAATAGCCAAAAGATTCCTTTTAAAGAAAATGACAATGTAGATTATCCTGTAAGTTTGTATGCCGCAACCAAAAAAAGTAATGAACTAATGGCGCATTCGTATTCGCACCTCTATGGATTTCAAACAACAGGGCTACGTTTTTTTACGGTATACGGTCCATGGGGAAGACCCGATATGGCACCTTTTCTCTTTGCAAAAGCCATGGCAAATGGAAAGCAGATAAATATCTTTAACAATGGAGACATGAAGCGTGATTTTACCTACATAGATGATATTGTGGAGGGTGTGGTCAAATGCATAGATTATAAAATAAACAAAAAACCAGCCTACAACATCTTTAACATTGGCAATTCAAAACCTGTGAAGCTGTTGGATTTTGTGACCTATATGGAAGAAGAGTTTGGCTTTAAGGCAAACAAAAAAATGTTACCTATGCAACCTGGAGACGTAAAGACTACATACGCGGATACATCGCAATTGGAAAACGAAATGGGATATGTTCCCAAAACTGATTTAAAAGACGGACTTGCTAAGTTTGTAAGATGGTATAAAGAGTACTTCAAGAACTAA
- a CDS encoding GH3 auxin-responsive promoter family protein, which produces MSLKAFAAKLFAKNISLKTAKWVNEPIKTQQKVFQHLIATAKKTKFGRDHHFDGITTYEEFAKKVPIRDYEELKEYVQNIINGENDVLWPGKPEYFAKTSGTTSGAKYIPITKESIKHQVEASRNAILNYIHETGNTGFVNGRMIFLQGSPVLEEKGGIKLGRLSGISAHYIPSYLQKNRLPSWETNCIEDWETKVDKIIEETENENMTVIAGIPSWVQMYFERLNAKSGKKVGELFKNFKLFIYGGVNYEPYRAKFENLIGRKVDSIELFPASEGFFAYQDSQQEEGMLLLLDSGIFYEFVKADNFFDETPKRVTIADVELHVDYVMIISTNAGLWAYNLGDTVRFISLQPYKIVVSGRIKHFISAFGEHVIAKEVEEALKIAVDQTDALVNEFTVAPQTSPKNGELPYHEWFIEFEKPPTNLNKFSNCIEESMKTQNSYYYDLLEGKILQELKITQIKPGGFLQYMKTVGKLGGQNKVQRLANDRKVVDDLSKYKY; this is translated from the coding sequence ATGTCATTAAAAGCATTTGCGGCAAAACTTTTTGCCAAAAACATTTCTCTAAAAACCGCTAAGTGGGTCAATGAGCCTATAAAGACCCAACAAAAGGTTTTTCAACACCTTATCGCGACAGCTAAAAAAACAAAGTTTGGCAGAGACCATCATTTTGATGGCATCACGACCTATGAGGAATTTGCAAAAAAGGTGCCTATACGGGATTATGAGGAATTAAAAGAGTATGTTCAGAACATTATTAATGGAGAAAATGATGTGTTATGGCCAGGAAAACCTGAATATTTTGCCAAAACTTCAGGAACTACATCTGGCGCTAAATATATTCCAATTACAAAGGAATCCATTAAACATCAGGTGGAGGCATCACGAAATGCGATTTTGAATTATATTCATGAAACCGGTAATACTGGTTTTGTTAATGGACGCATGATTTTTCTACAAGGAAGTCCTGTTCTTGAGGAAAAAGGAGGTATTAAATTGGGAAGGCTTTCTGGAATATCTGCCCACTATATTCCTAGCTATCTACAAAAAAACAGATTGCCCAGCTGGGAAACTAATTGTATTGAAGACTGGGAAACTAAGGTTGATAAGATAATAGAAGAGACTGAAAATGAGAATATGACAGTAATTGCCGGAATTCCTTCATGGGTACAGATGTATTTTGAAAGGCTTAATGCTAAGTCCGGAAAAAAAGTGGGAGAACTTTTCAAAAACTTCAAATTGTTCATTTACGGAGGAGTCAATTACGAACCATACAGGGCCAAATTTGAAAATTTAATTGGAAGAAAGGTTGATAGCATTGAATTGTTTCCTGCGAGCGAGGGATTTTTTGCCTATCAAGACTCTCAACAAGAAGAAGGCATGCTCTTGCTGCTGGATTCTGGGATTTTCTATGAATTTGTAAAAGCAGACAACTTTTTTGATGAAACTCCGAAGAGAGTTACTATTGCTGATGTTGAGCTACATGTGGACTATGTCATGATTATTTCAACAAATGCAGGGCTGTGGGCGTATAATCTTGGAGATACCGTTCGGTTTATTTCTTTACAACCGTACAAGATTGTTGTTTCCGGAAGAATAAAACATTTTATATCAGCCTTTGGTGAACATGTTATAGCAAAGGAGGTTGAAGAGGCTCTAAAAATAGCCGTGGATCAAACGGACGCACTTGTAAATGAATTCACCGTAGCCCCGCAAACCTCTCCCAAAAATGGAGAATTACCCTATCATGAATGGTTTATCGAATTTGAAAAACCTCCAACCAATCTTAATAAATTTTCCAATTGTATAGAAGAAAGTATGAAAACGCAGAACAGTTATTATTATGATTTATTGGAAGGCAAGATATTGCAGGAGTTAAAGATCACACAAATTAAACCTGGTGGCTTTCTGCAGTATATGAAAACAGTGGGCAAATTAGGAGGTCAAAATAAAGTTCAACGACTGGCCAATGACAGGAAGGTTGTAGATGACTTGTCAAAATATAAGTACTAA
- a CDS encoding M23 family metallopeptidase has translation MAKDKKRKEIKRKLLHKYRLVILNENTFEEKISFKLSRLNVFVTGSLFIIVLIGLTSLLIAFTPLREYIPGYSSTRLKRQATELTYKTDSLVTVLNYTNRYLDNVRLVLRGDIENNETNRDSLFEKFKLDPSSVDLTPIREDLLLREEVELEDKYNLFERNVENVETLLFSPLNGTISQNFDPKTKHYAVDVVAPKGTPVKSITNGTVLFSEWTSETGYVIIVKHLNNLTSVYKHNGSLSKSQGDLVRAGEVIASIGDTGELTTGPHLHFELWDKGKPVNPLNYIDFN, from the coding sequence ATGGCAAAGGACAAGAAGAGAAAAGAGATAAAAAGAAAACTGCTCCATAAGTATCGCTTGGTCATACTTAATGAAAATACGTTTGAAGAAAAAATCTCATTCAAACTTAGCAGGTTGAACGTATTTGTTACCGGAAGCCTTTTTATAATTGTATTGATAGGTCTTACCAGCCTTCTTATCGCTTTTACCCCGCTTAGAGAGTATATTCCGGGATACTCGTCTACCAGATTGAAGAGACAGGCCACGGAACTTACCTATAAAACGGATTCTTTAGTAACGGTTTTGAATTATACTAATCGGTATTTAGATAATGTGCGGTTGGTTTTGCGTGGAGATATCGAAAATAATGAAACAAATAGGGACTCACTTTTTGAAAAATTCAAGTTAGATCCATCATCAGTTGATCTAACGCCAATAAGAGAAGATTTATTACTGCGCGAAGAGGTTGAGTTAGAAGATAAGTACAATCTCTTTGAACGAAATGTTGAGAATGTGGAAACCTTATTGTTCTCGCCACTCAACGGTACTATATCACAAAACTTCGACCCAAAGACAAAACACTATGCTGTAGATGTAGTGGCACCAAAAGGAACGCCTGTAAAATCCATAACCAATGGCACTGTACTTTTTTCGGAATGGACTTCGGAAACGGGCTATGTAATAATCGTCAAACATTTAAATAACCTTACCTCAGTCTACAAGCACAATGGCTCTTTGAGCAAATCCCAGGGAGACTTAGTAAGGGCAGGTGAAGTTATAGCTTCAATCGGAGATACGGGCGAATTAACTACTGGACCTCATTTACATTTTGAACTATGGGATAAAGGAAAGCCTGTGAACCCATTAAATTACATTGATTTCAATTAA
- the tatA gene encoding twin-arginine translocase TatA/TatE family subunit has translation MIAHIFTLGMLGPWQIVLIVVVVLLLFGGKKIPELMRGLGSGIKEFKDASKEDEKLEGGKEPEA, from the coding sequence ATGATTGCTCATATTTTTACTCTCGGCATGTTGGGACCTTGGCAAATTGTTCTCATTGTAGTAGTTGTTCTCTTGCTTTTTGGAGGCAAAAAAATTCCTGAACTCATGCGAGGTTTAGGTAGTGGTATCAAAGAGTTCAAAGATGCTTCAAAAGAGGACGAAAAGCTAGAAGGAGGCAAGGAACCTGAAGCCTAA